The following coding sequences are from one Capsicum annuum cultivar UCD-10X-F1 chromosome 3, UCD10Xv1.1, whole genome shotgun sequence window:
- the LOC107864879 gene encoding pectinesterase inhibitor-like: MALSHIATSFLIVSLLSIFFTLTNVRADLINDVCSKTKKPTTCLSALNGDLRSKSATLEGLATISIDISLKNTQSGRDLVNSLLKQATDPKLKTRYNSCLENYNDTIDDLKELPPFLKSKDYIGLNVRASAALDGPITCDDNFSSPPAEALQLKAASDKLVELIDIILVISNLLRR, encoded by the coding sequence ATGGCACTTTCACATATCGCTACCTCTTTTCTGATAGTTTCTCTTCTATCTATTTTCTTCACGTTAACAAACGTTAGAGCCGATCTAATAAATGATGTTTGCTCAAAAACCAAAAAGCCCACTACGTGTTTATCAGCTCTTAATGGGGATCTTCGATCCAAAAGTGCAACTCTTGAAGGTCTTGCGACTATCTCAATAGACATATCACTAAAGAACACACAATCCGGACGTGATCTTGTAAATTCGTTGCTTAAACAAGCCACAGATCCAAAATTAAAGACACGATACAATTCATGTTTGGAAAACTATAATGACACCATTGATGATCTTAAAGAATTGCCACCATTTTTGAAGTCTAAAGATTATATTGGTTTGAATGTTCGTGCCTCTGCTGCTTTGGATGGTCCTATTACGTGTGATGACAATTTTTCAAGTCCACCTGCTGAAGCTCTCCAACTCAAAGCTGCTAGTGACAAGCTTGTAgaacttattgatattattttggttatTAGCAATCTATTGAGAAGATAA
- the LOC107865987 gene encoding pectinesterase inhibitor-like produces the protein MALTYISVSFLIVSLLSIFFTLTSVRADLINDVCSKTQKPAICLSALKGDPRSKNANLEGLATISIDISLKNMQSGRDLVNSLRKQATDPKLKTRYHSCLENYNDSIDDLKELPPFLKSKDYLGLNVHASAALNGPTTCDDNFSSSPAEAPQLKAASDKLVELIEIILVISILLRG, from the coding sequence ATGGCACTCACATATATCTCTGTCTCTTTTCTGATAGTTTCTCTGTTATCTATTTTTTTCACGTTAACAAGCGTTAGAGCCGATCTGATAAATGATGTTTGCTCAAAAACACAAAAACCCGCTATATGTTTATCCGCCTTAAAGGGCGATCCTCGATCCAAAAATGCAAATCTCGAAGGTCTTGCGACTATCTCAATAGACATATCACTAAAGAACATGCAATCTGGACGTGATCTTGTAAATTCGTTACGTAAACAGGCTACAGATCCAAAATTAAAAACACGATACCATTCGTGTTTGGAGAATTATAATGACTCCATTGATGATCTTAAAGAATTGCCACCATTTTTAAAGTCTAAGGACTATCTTGGTTTGAATGTTCATGCTTCTGCTGCTTTGAATGGTCCTACTACGTGTGATGATAATTTTTCAAGTTCACCTGCTGAAGCTCCTCAACTAAAAGCCGCTAGTGACAAGCTTGTAGAacttattgaaattattttggttATTAGCATTCTATTAAGAGGATAA
- the LOC107865986 gene encoding pectinesterase inhibitor, translating into MALSYISASFVIVSLLSISFTLTSVRADLINDVCSKALKPAICLSTLNGDPRSKGANLEGLATISIDISLKNAQSTRGLVNSLLKQATDQQAKTRYSSCLENYNDAIDELGGLPSLLKSKDYSGLNIHASAASDGPSTCDDNFTSEEPQLKAASEKLQGIISIILVISNLLKG; encoded by the coding sequence atggcTCTCTCATATATCTCTGCCTCTTTCGTGATAGTTTCTCTATTATCGATCTCCTTCACGTTAACAAGCGTGAGAGCTGATTTGATAAACGATGTTTGCTCAAAAGCACTGAAACCTGCTATATGTTTATCGACATTAAATGGAGATCCACGATCCAAAGGTGCAAATCTCGAAGGCCTCGCAACTATCTCCATAGACATATCACTAAAGAACGCACAATCCACACGTGGTCTTGTTAATTCGTTGCTTAAACAGGCGACAGATCAACAAGCAAAGACACGATACAGCTCGTGCTTGGAGAATTATAATGATGCTATTGATGAACTTGGAGGATTACCAAGTCTTTTGAAGTCTAAGGACTATAGCGGTTTGAATATTCATGCCTCCGCGGCTTCAGATGGTCCTTCTACGTGTGATGATAATTTTACTTCTGAAGAACCTCAACTGAAAGCTGCCAGTGAAAAGCTTCAAggaattattagtattattttggttATCAGCAATCTATTGAAAGGGTGA